A stretch of DNA from Cryptomeria japonica chromosome 4, Sugi_1.0, whole genome shotgun sequence:
TATCAAAAAATCTAGTATTTCACAAAAGGAGCAAGCATATAGACacaaggtatcacttcatcagggagctgatcaacaatggagaaataatTTTGGAACATTGCAAGTCAGAAGACCaatttgctgatatcttcaccaaaccattgggAAAGGAAAGTTTTGTGCATCAACGAAACAACTTGGGTATTATAGATTGCAGTTtcgattaagggggagtgttgaaaTTAATCTTCAACTACCCACCTACTCCTCCGTAGACTGCTGTCCATCCCATCTACTCAACTTTACCATGCCCGTGCCTTCCTTCTTACTCCAAACATGACagttttttgaattaaaaatattgattgcaATCTTTTTTATGTACATACAAGACAGTAGTAAATAGACTTGAACTAAATATAATTTACTGTttagttttcttcttcttcttctagaatttgtAGAAGAGTCTAGAAGCTGTATTATTTTAATACAAAAAAGTTAATTTGTAAGAAGATTGTAGAAGTTTGTAGAAGATATACAGCAGAAATACAGTAACTAGAGCTGGGGCAGTTTTAGTGTGAGCAGAAcaagaaaaatatggaaaaagttTGATAGCTGTATGTAACAGCAGGTGACTCTGTTTTGAGTATATATCTAAGCATGAAAAGGAGCAACAGCTCAATGTATTGAAGCAAGTTAATGTATGATTTTGAAGTATATTaaaatgaaaagatatttttcTAGTTGTCTCTAATATTATCTCTGTTATTAAGAATTTCTgcttttagttttcttttatgtttcttTTCCTCTGCCTCTCAGTCCATCAACTTTGACTTCCACGATTAGAATGGATGAACGATATGGAGAGATAGTTTTTAAACACCaacaatacaaaataaaaaatattttgttttaaagaaatttagTCTCATAAAATTCTATCATCATTCGTTTAAAGAGCCAATAATCCCCCTCGAAGAGTTCTTCAACAATACCaatgaaaaaaaaatacaatttctattttattttctcacAATAAGATTTCAACCCGGGACGATAAGATCATTATGAGTTGTATATAATTCTATAATTTTAGTGTAATTTAAAAGGAAAATAAGGGAAAGAATGAAGGCTGGCCGACAATTTTTataatttctaattatttttataatttcaaTTTTGATTTGAAAGATATGGCATAACAGGTTTACAGCCGTTCACTTCAATGGTTTTGAATCGAAACTCACCTGCGCTATTTATTCTTGAAATTTATGGACATTGCAGGAATTCTTATAGAAGCGCTTGTGCCTTCGCTGTATTCCTAGTTCGTCGGCTGCAACTTCTGAGAGCTTGGGTAACAACAATTGGGCAGCGATTTTAAAAGAAAAACAATATGAAGTACAATTCTTTACCCTTTATTCCTTACGGACGATCAAGTTTTGTTCCAATCCTCCTCCTACTGTTTGTAATGAACTTTTCTTCAGTCATAAGCGACTACGTCAGGCACACCTGCGATAATCCCTCAACTTCCAGTGATGGCAGCACGTATTCCAAAAACTTAAACCTAGTTATCAAAGATCTGTTTCATAATGCACCTAAAAGTTCAGGTTTTAACACTTCTTCCCGCGGCCAATCTCCATATAAGGTATATGGTCTGCTCCAGTGTATTGGAAATATATCACCTCAGAAATGCTCAAACTGTGTGCTCGAAGCGAATAAGACTATTCAAAATGTTTGCGCCAACAACATAAGTGGGTTAATATGGTTTGAAGAATGCTTCATGCGCTACGACAGTTCTAATTTCATTTCAATTCTAGATGCTAGCGGAGAAAACTATGTGAGCCTGTATGATATTAGTAGCAAATCGGAGGCTTTTGAGTCCACTGTCACCAGGCTTCTGTCAAACCTGTCAAACGAAGCTTACATCCCTGCCAATAAGGGATTCGCTGCTGGATTAGCCATATCTGATATTGCAGGATATATATATGGTTTAGTTCAGTGTTGGGAAGATATATCGATACCGGATTGCATAACATGCTTGGTTAAAGGAATTGCACAGATGGAGAATATTTCTCCAACAAAACTAGGAGCCCGGGTCCTGTACGGGAGCTGCATGATAAGATATGAAGTATACCAATTTTTCGAGTCTTCTCAGGAGCCTACTCCGTCCCCCGAGGGATTCCATCCAGCTTCCACACCTTTCCTGCCTCCTAAAGCTGCATTCTCCCCTAGCAAACTTAATGGAATTTCTTTGACAAGGTCAAAAAGTATGAGCCACTTCTCtctttttaatattattattttttttaactttaacGTTTCTATTCTTCTTCATTAGGTCTCATGTTTTTGGCCTCTCTTTCACTTTTTCTTAATGGTCATTATGTGTaacaaatttttttgttttaatctcATTTATTAATAAATCAGAAGAAATGATTCAATTTTTCTATAATTATATGTagaaaattatatttttagttttaattatcgtttcaatattataattataaggGAGATGGAATTTATTAATGTGGTTTGGATTTATGATCTACAGAATTATAATTATAGTAATGAAGAGCTATTGAATTGTCGTGTACAGAAAAGTTTTCGAAAGCATTACTCATGGTATTGGGACTTGTGGGAAGCATAATTCTGGTGTTAATTATTTGTCTAATTGTATCTCGAAAAATAATAAAATCTGGTAGTTTTTGGATGTTAGTAACTCCTGCTACTCATAATCAAGGTGCTCCTTCAATCCATTTGTCATTTTTAGTTTTCTCTTTTCGTGGTTTTATTGCAAAAAAATTCTATTTGTTTCCTCACTTTTccttaattattttatttgttatagaGATGCATGGAttttcccttgaaactggtttatTTAGGCAAGAGCAACACTTTGTCTTCAGCTTAGATGTGTTGGTAGAAGCTACAGAAAATTTtcatgacaacaagaagattggaGAGGGAGGTTTTGGTGCAGTATACAAGGTAGATCAACATTTATTCTTAGCATGAAGTAAAGTTTGTTCAGTTAGAGATGCATATCACTAAATCTATATTTTATGCTTTAGGGAACAACTACAGATGGAAATGACATTGCAGTCAAAAAACTCTCTGCCAAATCTAAACAAGGAAAGAACGAATTTATGAATGAAGTAAAATTGATGACTAATGTTCAACATCGAAACCTCGCAAAATTGCTAGGATGCTGTGTGGAGGGAAATGAAAGATTGCTTGTTTATGAGTATTTTCCCAACAAGAGCTTGGACACATATCTCTATGGTAAATTCTTGTTCAACCTTAATTTGCTTTAGAAAAATGAATAGGTGACTAATGTTTTTAGAATTGATGTTACAGATTCAGATAAGTGCGGAGAGCTAGATTGGCACAAGCGTTATAACATCATCACAGGAATCGCTCGTGGacttctttatcttcatcaggaTTCACAATTGCGAGTCATTCATAGAGATATTAAAATAAGCAACATTTTACTTGACCGCAAACTCAATGCAAAGATAGCCGACTTTGGTCTAGCAAGACTTTTCCCTGAAGATGAGACCCATATCAATACAAGAGTTGCAGGCACATTGTAAGCGTCATATGATAATGCAATTTGCGTGCTTATCAATTTAGATTGATGATGATTAACCATTTAAAATTGAATATGTTTCTttcaaataaatataattatgCACATTTTTTCCCCTTATGAGATAGCTTCCTTAATTACTGGGTTCCTTCTATAATATTGCGTCAACTTTGTTTAATacatatttgttattttttttaataataaaaataactgttttgaattgtacaaatattagttattaatttatttttcattataGAAATAATTAAAAGTTAATTATCATCGTTCTTAATTTTTTTAACTGTATAAATCTTTtagtttataaatttataatttattagtTTTTCTGAAATAAGAAGAAACTGTCCTGATTTATTTGTAATCTACGATTTGTTATATTTCTTCTACTTATTAATTACAATTTGTATTTCAATGCAGTGGTTACATCGCTCCAGAGTACGCAATCCAAGGGCAGCTGTCAGTTAAAGTAGATGTTTACAGTTTCGGAGTGGTGCTGCTTGAAATCATCACTGGAAGGAAAAATGGTGATATTCATCTTCCGTACGAAATGCAAAACCTGTTAGAATGGGTAAGAAACTGGAATTTCCACTATCATTTTTCACAATTGTTACTTTTCAATTATAGGCCGCCAGAATCTTGCGATTTGATGATATGTGATGCCCAGGTGTGGAAACTATTCAAGGGAGGAAATGCAATGAATATGGTAGATTCGAAAGCATCAAAAGTTGTTGAGGAGCAGGCCTTGAGGTGCATTCACGTTGGGCTTTTATGTGTGCAAGCTGATGCAACGCTTCGTCCAACTATGTCTAATGTTATTATGATGATATCTAGCAGCTCTGAGAAATTGTCAAATCCTTCAAAGCCTGCTTTTGTAAGTAATAGCGAGAGCCAtgcttcaaattcaaaatcaatgtCAAGCACACGGATTGAGGAGAATGGAAAGGGAACAACATCGCAGATATGCGGGAAAGCTATGTCATCTTCATCAGAAATTCAGTCAGTAAATGAAGTTTCCG
This window harbors:
- the LOC131874924 gene encoding cysteine-rich receptor-like protein kinase 15: MNFSSVISDYVRHTCDNPSTSSDGSTYSKNLNLVIKDLFHNAPKSSGFNTSSRGQSPYKVYGLLQCIGNISPQKCSNCVLEANKTIQNVCANNISGLIWFEECFMRYDSSNFISILDASGENYVSLYDISSKSEAFESTVTRLLSNLSNEAYIPANKGFAAGLAISDIAGYIYGLVQCWEDISIPDCITCLVKGIAQMENISPTKLGARVLYGSCMIRYEVYQFFESSQEPTPSPEGFHPASTPFLPPKAAFSPSKLNGISLTRSKKKFSKALLMVLGLVGSIILVLIICLIVSRKIIKSGSFWMLVTPATHNQEMHGFSLETGLFRQEQHFVFSLDVLVEATENFHDNKKIGEGGFGAVYKGTTTDGNDIAVKKLSAKSKQGKNEFMNEVKLMTNVQHRNLAKLLGCCVEGNERLLVYEYFPNKSLDTYLYDSDKCGELDWHKRYNIITGIARGLLYLHQDSQLRVIHRDIKISNILLDRKLNAKIADFGLARLFPEDETHINTRVAGTFGYIAPEYAIQGQLSVKVDVYSFGVVLLEIITGRKNGDIHLPYEMQNLLEWVRNWNFHYHFSQLLLFNYRPPESCDLMICDAQVWKLFKGGNAMNMVDSKASKVVEEQALRCIHVGLLCVQADATLRPTMSNVIMMISSSSEKLSNPSKPAFVSNSESHASNSKSMSSTRIEENGKGTTSQICGKAMSSSSEIQKRIRVFVRPTVIEGLVSDYFCQGRFKVNVVVLISDLFSCPCIDVLDIRLIDHSPCFLVDVAT